GCGTGGTCCGCGCGGTCCTTGGCCCACGTCTGATCGATGATCGCGATCGTCTCGGCCACCGAGCGGCCGTTCTCGTCGGCCGCCGCCTTTACGTCTTCGAACCTGATGTTGTGCTCACCCATCTGCAGGTGGGCCTGCATGCATCCGCACGTCAAGCACATGGCTGCCTCCTTCCGCAGCTTCCATCATGCTCCTCCTTGAGGGAAGCGCGAACTGGCGGGGAGTTGCGCGCGGAAACGAAGCGTCAGATGCTCCTCGACGGACCCGATGGATCGGAGGAACGGCGTTGAGCCTCACGAGGTTCGCCGGTTGGAGGGGTGTCGTCCTCGGCATCGCGTTCGTCGTGCTGGGGGTCTGGGCGTTCGCCTACACCTGCAACACGGAGACCGCCGCGTGCAAGGGCGCCGAGCCCTGGCCCACGGTGCCCGGATTCCTGCACGCGGCGGGCTGGGTCGTGGCGATCCTCGGGCTCGTGGTGGTCCTCATCGCCGTGGTCGCCTGGATCGACCGATCCGCCCGGTCACGACGACCGGACGCCTGATCGCCGAGCGTTCCGGTTGCGGAGGATCCTCGGCGGCGCTACCTTGGGTTCGGCGCCGTCCTGCGCCCAACCCCCGGTTCCGGTGCTCACGCCACCGGCCGAAGCGGGGGCAGAGGGGGCTCGAGCCCTCGGGACGCCGGTCCGTGTTGCCCTGGAACCGGCGGGGGCGTCGTGAGCGTGGGTCGCGAGGTCGCCGCCGCGAAGGGAACACGAGATGACCGCACAGCGATCCTTCAAGCGCCTCGTCCGCACGCGCATGCAGAAGACGGGCGAGAGCTACACGTCGGCGCGCAGCGCGCTGCTGGCACCGGCACCCGATGGGCATGAGCCCGCGAACAAGCCGGTGCTCGCGACATCGGACGCGAACATCCGCGAGCGCACCGGACGCGGCTGGGAAGAGTGGTTCGACCTGCTCGACGAGTGGGGAGCCGCGGACTTGACCCACCGAGAGATCGCGCGTTGGGTCGCCGACCAGCTCGGCGTGGAGCCGCTGGTCTGGAACGCCCAGGCGATCACCGGAAGCTACGAGCGAGCCCGTGGCGGACGCGCGGTCGGACAGCACGTGGACGGGTTCCGCCTGAGCGCGTCGAAGACCGTCGCGGTGCCGGTGGAGCGGCTCTTCGACGCATTCGTCGAGCCGGCCAAACGCAAGCGCTGGCTTCCCGACGGCGAACTGCGGAAGCGGATATCGACGAAGCCGAAGTCGGCCCGGTTCGACTGGGCCGACGACGGCCAGCGCGTCCACGTCACGTTCGCGGCGAAGGGCCATGATCGGAGCACCGTGACCCTCTCGCACGAACGCCTCGCCGACGCGGCCGAGCGCGACCGCATGAAGATCTACTGGCGTCAGCGGACCGCTTCGCTGAAGGAGCAGTTGGAACGTTGAACCCTGCTCGGCCCTGGCGGACCGCTCCCGTCCCATCCATTGGCGTTCAGCAGGATCGATCGAGAGGTCTCGCCCTTGAACAGGGTGTCGGCCCGTCCCTGCACCTCAGCGAGGTGTCCGCCGATGTAGCGGGCGACCTCCGCTTGCGGGCCTGTGTCCACGGTCTGGCCTGCGAACCCCCGAGCTGTGCCCGCTCTTCGGGTGTCATCGCGTCGAGGGGTGGGAATACGACCTTCTCCTGGGCAAGCCGATCCTGCACGTTCTGCCTGCCGAAGTTGCCGCCGTAGACGGCGGCGGACCCGATCACGATCAGTGCGGCGGCCATGACGGCCGCGGCGCCGCTCACGACCGTGTCACACAACCTGCCTTGCGTACCCGCTGGACGTGCTCGATCCGCCTCGGCGTCATGGTCACATCCGGGGATGGTCAGGTGAAGACGCGTCGCGCGGCCGTGCCGATTCGTGCTTGATGAGCGCCAGGGGCGCAGTGCCCGGTGCTACGCCTGCCTCAGCATGACGTAGAACATCGTCACGATGCCTAGGGCGATAACGCCGATGAAGACGAGTCCGATACTCGCGTACGCAGCGATCATGTCCGTCCCTCCTCCCACAAGGCCTTCGACGATCAGGCTCACGGCGGGACGGAAGGGTGATCGGTGCCTCGTTCAAGTCTCTCACCAATCGCCGTGGCCACGACGGCGTGCGCTCCTGAGCGCGCCCGTTTCCGCCCGGGGACGCTGGAATCGCCTACCGCCTTCGGCCTAGGCTTCGGCGGCAAAAGGAAGAGGGAGGCCCGGTTGGACCGCACACCTGCGCGCGCCGTCGTGCCGTTGCTCGCCGCCGCGATGGCGATCTTCGTGTTCACCGTGGTGATCGGCATCCTGAACGGCACCGACGTGGTCGACTTCGGCCACGGCACGATCCTGGCGCACGTGCACTCCGGCACGCTCGGGTGGATCACGCTCTCGATCTTCGCCGCGACCGTGTGGATCTTCGGCGCCGACCGGCTGCCTCGGCTGCTGCGCGACGGCTCGATCGCGACCGTGGTCGCGTACGTGCTGGCGTTCTGGGCCGACCTCACCGACCTGCGCCCGGTCGCCGGCACCCTGATGCTCGCCGCGATGGTGTGGTTCGCGGTCTGGACGTTCGGCGTTCGCAAAGGGCAGACGCTCACGGTACCGAGGCTGTCGATGCTGCTCTCGCAGGTCAACCTCGTGATCGGCGGAGTGCTCGGGGTGATCCTCGGGCTGATGTTGTCGGGCGTGATCGACCTGGCCGAGGGCATGCAGGGAGCTCACCCCGCGATGATGGTCGTGGGGTACCTGATCCTCGCGGGCGTCGCGATCGACGAGCAGCTGCTCGGTGGGCCCGGCACCGAGGGGCTGACGCGGGGCGGACGCTGGCAGGCGTGGCTGTTCTTCTCGGCCGGTATCTTCCTCGCGATCGGCATCCTGTTCGAGGTGATGCCGCTCCTCGGACTGAACCTGCTCTTCGAGGTGATCGGCGTGGGCATCGTGCTGGCACGGCACCGTTCACGCCTCGCGTCGGTGGGGTGGGGTGTACCGTCGCCGGCGAGGTTCGGCGCCGCCTCGATCCTGTTCCTGGTCCCGACCCTCGTGGTCCTGGGGTACGTGATCGTCCGCTACAGCGAGGACATCGACGCGACACCGCAACGGCTGCTGATCGCGCTCGACCATGCGACCTTCATCGGCATCCTCACGAACGCGATCTTCGGGATGCTGTTCATCGCGGCGGCGTCGCGCCGCGACGTGTGGTCCTGGGCGGACCAAGTCGTGTTCTGGACGATCAACCTCGGGGTCACCGGCTTCGTGATCGGTCTGCTCGCCGACTCGGCCGAGATCAAGCACCTCGCCACGCCGGTGACGGGGGCGGGCATCCTGCTCGGCCTGCTCGTGGTCGCGATGCGGCTTCGCGCCGATACGGTGGCAGCAGCACCGGCGATCGATCCGAGAGGCTGAGCAGAACCCAGAACCCGACGGCCGACGTCGGTCGACGGCGTCATGCTGTCGTCGTGGCGCGACGGGCGCTCGAGCAGCCGAAGGCGGAGCGGAGCGCATGAAGTGGGTCTTCCACGTCGACATGGACGAATTCATCGCGGCGGTCGAGGTGCTGCGACACCCCGAGCTGCGCGGGAAGCCCGTGATCGTGGGCGGCGACGGCGACCCGACGAAGCGCGGCGTCGTCTCCACGGCGTCGTACGAGGCGCGGGAATTCGGTGTGCGATCGGCCATGCCGCTGCGCACCGCGTTGAAGCGATGTCCCGACGGCGTGTTCCTAGCGGTCGACGCCGAGCACTACCTCGAGGCGAGCGGGCGGGTGATGGACACGCTGCGCACGTTCCCGGGCGTGGTGCAGGTGCTCGGCTGGGACGAGGCGTTCATGTCGGTCGAGACCGACGACCCCGAGGCGATCGCTCGGGAGATCCAGTCGAAGGTGCTCGAGCGTACCGGCCTCTGGTGCTCGATCGGCCTCGGCGACTCGCGGCATCGAGCGAAGCTCGCCAGCGGATTCGCGAAGCCGCGGGGCGTGTTCCGACTCACCCGCGCGGAGTGGCCGGAGCTGATGGGTCCGAAGCCGGTCGACGCCCTCTGGGGCATCGGCAGGAAGACCTCCGACAAGCTGAACGAGCTCGGCATCCACACGGTCGACGAGCTCGCGAACGCCGATGACGAGGTCCTCGCGGCGCGCTTCGGACCGAACACCGGTCCGTGGATCCGCAGCCTCGGCACCGGCGACGACGACGCAGAGGTCACGGCCGAGCCGTACGTGCGACGAGGGCAGAGCCACGAGCGCACGTTCCAGCGGGACCTGACCGACCCCGGCCTGATCAGGCGGGAGACCGAGCGCATCACCCGAGAGCTCGTCGGCGATCTCCCCGATGACCGGCTCGTGATGCGCGTGACCGTGAAGCTCCGCACCTCGTCGTTCTTCACCTCGACCCACGGCCGCAAGCTGCCGGAGCCGACCCGAGACCCCGACGCGATCGTCGAGCACGCCCTCGATGCGCTCGCGAGGTTCGAGCTCGACCGCCCGGTTCGCCTGCTCGGCGTGCGCGCCGAGCTCGCCGACCCGAGCCCGTAGCCTTCAAGGAGGCCTCGTCCGGAAGAAGCGAACTCACCCCTCGAGCAGGTATCGCCAGAGGCGACCGGACCTCCGTTTGGAGTCCCCCACGCCGGTGACGAACGCCCCGACGTCATCGGCCGCCACCACCGACCCGTTCGCGCCCAGCACTCGGCACTCAGATCACGTACGTGCAGCCGTTCCAGAGGGCTGCGACGCGCCGGCGGAACCTTCCCTTCAGCCGCAGGTGCAGGGTCCGCGGAAGCCGCATGGCGTAGGGGACGAAGACGAGCATCCCGGGGGCCTCGAACCGACGCCATTCCAGAGCGTCGGGCGGCGGCTCGGTCGTGGTCTCGAGCGTCGCCATCCCCCCCGCGTGCACTCCGGCGGCTCTGCGGACACGCACGAAGAGCAGCCCGCCTCGCTCGATCACGTGGGAGCGCACATCGGGGGGAGCGACGATCCGCATACCCCCATCATCGGCAGCGGCTTGAGCCTCGAAACGCGAGCCGGCGGAGCATCACGCGACGTCCACGAGGATCGTGTGCCAGCCGGTCGCGCCGTCGGGGAAGGGCTCCGTTCGCGCCTCGGGCTGCGTCACGCCGTCGGCGTCGGTGGCCCTCACCTGCAGGCGCCGGGCTCCCGGCTCGACGCGGGTGATCACCTTCCACGGGCGCCAGGTGTCGATCGAGGCCACGTCGGCGAGGTCCGCATCGGCCCACGGCCCGTCGTCGACCCGCACCTCGACCCGGGAGATGCCGACGCGCTGGGCCCAGGCCACGCCGGCGACCACGATCTCCCCGGCCTTCACCGAGGAATCGTGCCGGGGCGTGTCGACACGCGACTGCGTCTTGATCGGCGCCTGCTCGGCCCATCCGCGCCGGATCCAGTACGGATCGAAGGAATCGAACGTCGTGAGCTCGAGGTCGACGACCCACTTCGTGGCCGAGACGTACCCGTAGAGCCCGGGCACGACCATGCGCACCGGGAACCCGTGTTCGATCGGCAACGGCTCACCGTTCATCGCGACGGCGAGCATCGCGTCGCGCCCATCGGTGACGGCCGAGACCGGCGTGCCACAGGTGAAGCCGTCGATCGACGTGCTCACGAGCTGGTCCGCGATCGGATCGACGCCGGCCTCGGCGAGCAGGTCCCCGAGCGGCGCTCCGATCCAGCGCGCGTTCCCGATCAGGTCGCCGCCGATCTCGTTCGAGACGCAGGCGAGGGTCACGTCCCGCTCGATCAGCGACCGGGCGTTGAGCTGCTCGAAGTCCAGGGTGAGCTCGCGCTCGACCATGCCGTGGACGTGCAGCCGCCATTCCTCGGCGGTCACCGTGGGCACGATCAAGGCGGTGTCGATGCGGTAGAAGTCGGCGTTCGGCGTGGTGAACGTGGTCAACCCGTCGATGCCGAGGTCGACTCCGCTCGGCACGGGCGGCGCCGGCGCGACCTCGGTGGGCACAACGACCCGAGAGCGGGAGGCCACCGCCTCGGAGCGCCGCGACAGGAACTGCCCTGCGACCCCGGCGAGTGCGGCGGCGCCGAGCGCGACGGCCCCTCCGACCAGGAATCGGCGCCTCGAGACCGCATCGGGGTTCCCGACCGTGGCCGTGTCGGCCGGCTCACCTGCGCCCACGAGCTCGCGCCGCATGAGCCGCAGCGTGATCGCACCGGCGGCTGCGCCCGCCAACGCGGGGATCGCATCGATCCGCTCGGCGTTCGGCCTGGTGAGTGCCGCGAGCACCCCGATCGTCGCAAGCAGCACGAGACTCGCGTAGCCGACCTCCGGCCGTCGCAGCGAGGCGATGCCCACCGCGATCGCGACCACGCTCACGACCGCGGCCATCACGAGCACGAGCACGAGCTTGTCGGCGGTGCCGAAGGTCCCGATCGCGAACTCCTTCAGCCAGCGCGGCACTCGGTCGATCGCCGCCGAGCCGACGGCAACGATCGGTGATGCCTCGGCTCTCCCGATGAGCCCGGACACGAGGTGGGCCACGCCGAGCGCAGCCGCGGCGGAGGCCAGACCGAGCCATGCCCCCGTCCGCTTCCTCATATGGGAAGGTTCGCACCTCGAGGCCGATCAGGCGTGCTCGGCGCCAACCTGAGGATCCTGTGCGACATCATCAGGGTCCCGGAACCTGGGTCCGTGGGGTGTTCGACACACCCCTCCAGGACTGTGATGCTGAGCGCCGACACCCCTGCTGACATACCCGATGAGGAGGGAACGAGCATGTTCAACGGTGGCGCCGGTAGCCTGGTCTCCGGCTTCGTCGTGCTCGGCCTGTTGATGGCGATCGTCGCGGTGATCACGGGCCGACGGCTCCCCGATGAGACCTCGATGCGCCCCCGGGCGATCTACCTCTCGGTCGCGATGCTGCCGGTGCTCGTGATCGGGGTGCTGGCCGCGACGGCCTTCCTGGGAGCCGTGGTGCTGCTGATCCTCGGGCCCGAGTCGGGCAAGGAGGAGCTGTTGAGCGGCCTGGGTGGGCTCGCCGGTGGCGGCATGCCGGGGACGGACATGGGCGGGCTCGGCGGCCTGCTCACCGGCATGGGTGACTTCGGCTTCAACGCGACCGACGCCGTGATCCGTACGCTCGTGTCCTCGGGCGTCACCGTCGTCGTCGCGTTCGCCCTGTATCGACTCCATCAGGATTGGCGCCGGCCGCTGGTCGACGACGCCGGCTTCGCCGTCTCCCCGGCCGGCCGAGTGCTCCAGGCGTTCGCCTACACCGTCGTGCTGATCTTCGTCGTGCTGTTCGCGGTCGGCGCGGTGAAGGCCGGCTACGGCATCTTCCGCGTGGTCGCACCCGACACGAGCGCGATGATCTCGTTCAGCGAGACCGCCGAGCGCGAGCGCGGCATCGCCGACATCGTCTCGGGGCTGGCGCTCGCCGGTGCCTCATGGTGGCTCTTCCAGATGCACTGGAAGCTCGCCGCGACCTGGCGCGGCGATGGAAGGACCGGCGCGGCCGTGCCCGAGCCGCCCACCGCCTAGTCCGCAGCCCAGCTCAGTCGCTGCGGCCGCGCAGTGAGTCGCGTATCTCGGTGAGCAGCTCGACCTCGGTTGGGCCGACCTCCTCTTCCTCGATGGGCATCAACCGGTTCGCGGCCTTCACGATCAAGAACAACACCC
This Actinomycetota bacterium DNA region includes the following protein-coding sequences:
- a CDS encoding molybdopterin-dependent oxidoreductase, with translation MRKRTGAWLGLASAAAALGVAHLVSGLIGRAEASPIVAVGSAAIDRVPRWLKEFAIGTFGTADKLVLVLVMAAVVSVVAIAVGIASLRRPEVGYASLVLLATIGVLAALTRPNAERIDAIPALAGAAAGAITLRLMRRELVGAGEPADTATVGNPDAVSRRRFLVGGAVALGAAALAGVAGQFLSRRSEAVASRSRVVVPTEVAPAPPVPSGVDLGIDGLTTFTTPNADFYRIDTALIVPTVTAEEWRLHVHGMVERELTLDFEQLNARSLIERDVTLACVSNEIGGDLIGNARWIGAPLGDLLAEAGVDPIADQLVSTSIDGFTCGTPVSAVTDGRDAMLAVAMNGEPLPIEHGFPVRMVVPGLYGYVSATKWVVDLELTTFDSFDPYWIRRGWAEQAPIKTQSRVDTPRHDSSVKAGEIVVAGVAWAQRVGISRVEVRVDDGPWADADLADVASIDTWRPWKVITRVEPGARRLQVRATDADGVTQPEARTEPFPDGATGWHTILVDVA
- a CDS encoding DNA polymerase IV, coding for MKWVFHVDMDEFIAAVEVLRHPELRGKPVIVGGDGDPTKRGVVSTASYEAREFGVRSAMPLRTALKRCPDGVFLAVDAEHYLEASGRVMDTLRTFPGVVQVLGWDEAFMSVETDDPEAIAREIQSKVLERTGLWCSIGLGDSRHRAKLASGFAKPRGVFRLTRAEWPELMGPKPVDALWGIGRKTSDKLNELGIHTVDELANADDEVLAARFGPNTGPWIRSLGTGDDDAEVTAEPYVRRGQSHERTFQRDLTDPGLIRRETERITRELVGDLPDDRLVMRVTVKLRTSSFFTSTHGRKLPEPTRDPDAIVEHALDALARFELDRPVRLLGVRAELADPSP